The nucleotide sequence TTGATATTAGAGTCTCACAAGAGTTTGAACCTGTAGACTGGTAAGGCAATCATTGTCTAAGAATCCGTAGTAGGGTTCATTATTGATTTATGGTTGTACTACTTTACGAGCATTCTGTAACTCATGTTACTTCCGAATGCTTCATTCATCCTCTGAACCCAATCGTCTGGTGATGGCTTCTCTCCCCTCTCATCCCCACTTTATCACCCAGATTCCAGTCTCTCCCGGACACAGCTCGCTAGCCTATCCAGCTTCGCTCTCCCGTGCGAGACCCACCTTCTCCCAGTGGCGCTGCTCTTCGAGATCATCCTGTCTCACCCATCCCGATCCTAAATTGCGCCATGCAGCCGAGCCACGGAGACCTCACCCATGGGGACGGCTGGTGGCAGCCGAGACAAAGGCAACAGGAGGAATCGCGGCAATCGTGGCGGCTGTGAAATGGGCCTCCATGGGGGGGGCTCCCGGTGCTGCAGCAGAGGCGGTAGGAGGAATGATGTTGGTTGTTGTTGCAAAACAAGAAGGTCTGTTCTAAACTTGCACGTGGGGCTGAAAGAGAACCTTAATGTATTTCAATTGGTACCCTACTCCAGTGGCTCTAGATCTCCCATGCGATTAGCACAATTGTCGTACTTGATATGGTCTCATATCTATTGTAGTCATAAAACATAAATGGTGTTAGCCAAACATATTAATCCGCAATGTATATTTGTAGAATGTGGACTGCCAGGAATCACCCGCTGCTGCTGACTGTCCATCCTCAAGCAATCACGATGATCTTCCTTGCCCGTCAAGCAATGAGAATGGCCCTCACTTGCCATTTTCAAGCcatgaagcagaggaggaagaatcTGATGCATCAGAAGATATTGTTCCAGTTGTGGTTCGTCCTGGTCACATTCGCTTTGAGCCAGCAGGTATTCCTGAGCCCGTGAAGAGCTAATTCCTGTTAATACGATTTTCTGCATTGCAACAGTTGATTTGTCGATTGGCACTTCGCTGATAGTGTATCTGTTTACCATCCCCATTGGGAAAGAAAGCTTGTACGAATTGTAGTGCCCCTGACTACACTGCATGTGAGCTTGCACACATGTCATTATGCATGTCCAAACATGGACACATTCTATGCTCTGTATGGTCAACTGGAAAACGTTTTTTGACATCTTGATAATAATTTGCTATTATTCAAGTTTTTATTATGTTTTTTTTGTATGAGCTGCTTGCCTGCTTGTGCCCTGCCTCTTGACTCTTGAGTCATACTTGAAGCTCAAAATATAGTGAAATTGTTACGAAATTACTTTCATAGTTTTTGTGGTAGAGTTATTGTAGTCATTCAGTGCAATTTGACATTCATAAAAGAGGCAAACGATTTATGTTgtgttttttttggaaaaataccCTATAATTTGCATCGTGGACCAATTAGTCTGCTTATTTATACCTGAAAGGGGTGGATCCTCAAGGCAGATCATTGTGCTAAGTTAGGAAATATAAAACATTGCTGCTCCCAAGCCTATGAATTTTGTTCCTGAATTGATCTTCTGAGAGAAAATATCCAAGGAGGATAGTTTTACTGTTGCCAAGTGGCACTGCTGGTAGATTGTGTTGTTCACTATGTCTACAGTCACCATTACTTGGATTCACTGTGTCCATAGTCACCATTAGTTGGAAATATTAATATAGTTGGTTTGCTTTTTAGTTACTTAGTCGAGTTTATTTGTTTTTATAGATTAGGTGTATTAGAGATAAGTTCACTTGGCATTGGAGATCTGTCCTATTAGGTCATGGAAGGGACCGCATTGCATCTTTGCTTTCTCTCTCAACACCTCTGTATCTCAGATTATATCCAACCTTCTCCTCTGAAAACCTTTATCCCCTTCAAGCAATGTCATCTGCCTGCCCTCTACTACACAGTAGGTACCCCGATGAACCAAGATTTGTATCACAGTGAGACTAATTAAGGGTCAACTACTAGGCTTCTAAAATAAAAGTTTAGGTTGGGCTGCCAGAATAAGCGGGGTAAGGGGCAGCTTATTTTGGCAGCCACCCATAAGCCCCCAAAGAACTGTCCCGACAGTCAGTTGTCTAAGTGGCTATGGAGCTATATATTTTTTCTGTGTGAATCAACTATATTGCAGTTCCATTTTCCCTTCATGACTTGTATTTTTTTAAACTTTTCTAACAGTTCTATAGGAATCATCATTCTTGTGTTATAGACATCATTATACAAACTTCAATCCCTACCTGAATAATCATTTATTTTGTTTAACACAGAATTATTTGTGTTTCTAGGTGAACCAAATACGTCATCAGCGAAGGAAACACAGGTTTACTTACTTCTCTTTGTCCTTTCTGTTATTCATCATGGAATGCCTATAATGTTCAACCATTCTGCAACAACTAAAATTTGGGGCCTATCTATGTAGTTACTGAAACATGTTGCTTATCCCTCAGTTCAATTGGATGCGTTGTTCTGCTCAAATATTTTTCAACAGACAACAGATGCAAAGACCTAAATGTTGACTTGTGGATTAACTTCTGACTCTGTCCTACATGCTATATTTTTTATTTCATTAGCTTTAGACTCAAAATTAGTACTCCAGATAGCCTATTCCTTTATAAGAAACTTAGATACGAGGGTTATTTCATCTCGACGGGGTACCAACATTCAAGAAGAAATAGCCCACTATGTCAAAACTTTGTGGGAACAACAGataaaacatttaaaaaaattccCCTAAAAAGCTACAGCTAGGAGGAGAGTATGAAGTCGACAAGCAGCGAAATGGAGTGAACTTTCCTTTCCATATCTTCCAATGTGGACTGAGTTTTATTCTGAAATGTTAATAGTTTGCAGAATATCATCCCTTCCCCATATGTTCTTTAACAGATCTTTTTAAAGCCTTTACACGTGGTTGGGGTGTTAATGATAGGTTCTTTTCCATTTTCCATCTTATATTTAGCTCAAGTTTCATGGGGTATCCAGCGCATGTGTGTGCAGAAATATATAATGCAGATTGGTAAAATCTAAGTTAGATGTAGATTTGAATTATGCATTATCAAGATTACCATTTTATGTACATGAAAATAGGAAATAGAAAATATTGTTTAAGTTGAGTAAAATCAGCATCTACTTCCCTTCCCATTGATGTTGTGCTTCTTGTTGCAGGCAAATTTCACATGGGGTGGAACCATGAGCAAAAAGAAGGGACAGAAGTGGGGAATGAACAACTCAAATAAGAAAAGTGCTCATACCTGCAATCTTGGGAAAATAGTTGGAAGCGATACTGAAGTTAACCACCTTGTGGTAGATAGTAGGGATGAGGAAAATGTTTTTTCTGGGGCCAGTAATCAAAAAGTCAATGAGATCAATCATGATGTGTTAGCAAAGGAAAAATCTGTTGCTGAGGAAGGGAAGTCTGCCAGCGAACCTTTGGACTTTGAAGCTCTGTACCCCCTAACACGTCTTCCAGTGGTATTGGTTTCCGTTAGTTGCTTTGCAGAAGTTGCTTATTCTTAAGCTGTATTTTATTGTCTAGTTTAATTCTCTTTGTGAGCTTACCCTTTTTTTTTCTGTTACAGGAGGGAGATCTGATTGCTTATCGATTGGTTACGCTGTCTTCCTTGTGGTGTCCGGAGATTTCTTCGTATCGGGTATGACACTATTTCTACTAGAAGTTTCAATTTCTTATGGAAGCACTTCTGCATGGGTCATTTGTTGCTTCAAACATGCGAGGGCAAACATGAAAGCAAAACACATCTTAAATATTCGAGCCATCGGCTGTGCTTTAATTTGGGCAACCTATGTTTCATCATTTTACACACTGTTTCAGGTTGGTAAAGTTCTTATGTATGATCTGATATCATCGCGCATCATTCTGTTACCTGTTCCGGAGCATCCAATCATCACGGAGGAAATGACATGCGAGGACGAGTCAGATGCTATGATGGTGGATACGTCACCCTACAAGGAAGATGGCTCCTTGGAGGTAATCACTCGCTCGTGTTCAATTCCCAATCTAGCCACGTGCGCAAACCCGGTAAACATCACCCTCAGCGTCTACTGCATGCAGATTGAGTACTCCAACCTTCTCGATGTAAGACTAGTGAAGGGCAGCAAGCCAGTATCCGCAGACCTTAGCACTCCCATTAGAGAAACAGGGAAGGAAGGCAAATCACCAGTCGGAGAACCGGTCGCCTTGGACGAAAACAAGGGCAAAGTTCATAGCCAGAATGGAACCTCGGTGCCAGCCTTGGACGAAAACAAGGGCAAAGTTCATAGCCAGAATGGAACCTCGGTGCCACCAGATAGCAGTAAAGGCCCAGAAGCGCCACCAGGTATAGTAGACCTATAGCTAATCTCTTCCTCTATACCTAGCAGGTCTTGCTATTGTACGCGATTTAGAAACAACGTTTTTTTTGCGCAGAGAACACGCGTGATAAGGCCTGGGAGGCAAGCAGCGAGGTCCCAAACGGCAAGCCTGACGATGAAGCCGAGGGGAACAATGGGTGGGGAGCTTGGAAACAGAACGCTAGCACGTCGGCGTGGTCGTATAGAGCGCAGAGAAGCACCGCCCTTGGTCCGACCCTCGCGCTTCTGAGAGGCAACAATGGCAGAGGAGGTGGCAGGGGAGGCGGTAGGGGAGGCGGTAGGGGAGGCGGTAGGGAAGGCGGCAGGGGAGGCAAACCCAACAACCGGAAGTACGGCAAGTGATGATGTGTTAGCACGGCGCGTTCGGCGTTCGGGAGTTGCTGATTCATTTTGTATGCGATGCCTGGCCGAACGAATATGGCGTCTTGTTAGCAGTTGTCAAAACCATTTGGGGGAAAAACAAGATAATGTCTGTTTAACTGTCGATTCGGGATTTAAACGACCACGTGAATGCAATTGATCATCATGCGTGTTGGGGCGGAATAAGTAATATACCCGGGTGCAAAAACAACCACGTAACGAAAACAAGCAAACACATCATGATCTGGTCGTATTTCTGCAAGCATTTCAAAACCTGCCTTCATAATTTAAGTTTTGCGACCGGATTAATATCAACACAATTTGCATCAGGACTTGCAGAGTTTTATTACAGTGAACGCCAGTTCATCAGAATCAGATCCATGGGAAGAAAATTGCACCGTAGTTCCGGTTCTATAGAACAGTGAAATAAACATCCTAAATCATAAAGAACTGATGACAAATAATTTGCGATTTTGAGCGATCCACTGTCAAATAAATACTAGCACGAATTGTGATGTTGACAGTGTGGCGTTGTCCTCTGACGAGCGTTCCCTCGCTAACACACACAACGTGAATGAGTCACTCGCCTCGTCGAGGGACAGGTGTGACCTTATCTCATTCGTGAATAGTCTGTTGACTCGAAGCGACCCTCAATTTGTCCACTTGTGTTTGCTTTGAGTTGTATGCGGTTGTTTATATGGTTGTCGCTGCTTTTATAATCATATATAAAGCGGGACGAAACCCATTTTCGATAGATACAATGTATCATATGTTGTGGAGTCACTGTATAAGGGGTTGTTTGGATACATGTGTTTTGCTAAACTAGTTTCCCCTAAACTCGTTTGCGGTTGTAACTAATCAAAACCATGTTTGGTTGGCACAACAAATCCAAGGATAAGTAAGACTTAGTTTCCATAAAACCAAAAAAGTGGTTTTTGGAAAAACAACGATTCGACGTTTTTGGAAAAACAACTGTCTCCTAGAACATTCTAACGAATCGATTGAAGACAATCAAAGTGAGTGACTCGGTCGTACGTAACACAGCTAATTAACACGTGGCGATCTTAATAAAACTGTAAATGCTGGAACCAAgaaaggaggaggaaggaacaggCGAAAGAAGGAGAGACGGAAGATTCGTATGGAACCGGTGAAGGAGCAGCGCTGCTGGCGTCTGGCGAGGTGcaatgcatccatgcatgcatgcacgtcccGCCTAATTACGGGGTTATCCTTGCTTGGAAATTTCCAAGAAATTAAAAAAGGACGTTAAAATATTGACTCACGTGCGGCTTCATCACGTACCATTTGCAGTAACATAATTAACCGTCTCGCTCGGCTCACACCACCCAGCTAAATTGCAGCCAGTGGAGTGGAGTGTATTATGCTTGGAAACTTCAGATAGATGCCAGGCGACGAATGGTGGTAATAATATGCCGGATGGTAGCCACTGCCTAATTCAGAGCGAATATGAGAAGGTCAGGTCAGGTGCAATGGACCTCAACATTGACTCACGTGCGGCTAATCTCGCTCACCATTTGAGTGCAGTGGAGTGTATACCACTACCACCCTCTAGCTAACTCCCACTTGATCATACTTAAGTAGGCTAGGCTATTTTCCATGATCACTGATTCGCGTATTTCGGTGGGGTCTGAAATACTTGTAGCCCTGAAATTTCGAGCCAGTTCCAATCCAAAATTTAAATCAGGTTAAATTTTAATAAAATTTACTGGGTTTTCAAAACTCAAAAACCGAAAGAATTTCTGGAATTTCACGTATTTCGGCGACGTCCAAAAGTTTTTCGTTTCCGAAATGAAGAACCTTGGCTACTGATATCTTCTTTCACAATTGCTGTAGTGTAACATTCCTGCATTTTGTGGAGCCCCGGCAAAAGCAAGGCAAGTAGGCAAAGGCACCCAGAAACAGTTCGGAAACCAGGAAGCAGAGCATCTTTTTACATAATCCCAGTTCTACTCTCCCCTGCTTCGTTCTCTTCACAACCAACTCCTGTCGCCGGTATAAAAACCATGGAGGCGCGCTTCCGGTCGTTTCAACTTTCAACTCGACATCAAAGGAACATTCCATGGCTGACCCAAGCAGCACGTGcgcgcctccttcttcttcttccacgtcGCCGCGGCTCAGCGCCGGCGTCGTCAACTTCTTGGCGCGCCGTGCCATGAACACGCACcaccgagcagcagcagcagcagcatttcCCCTCCACTCGCCGGGCTCCTCCACCGGCTCCCCCGACTCCGTGCCGTGGAgcagctgccaccaccaccacgcccCGCCCACGCCGCCCCTGCCGCCGTTCGACACCGACGAGAAGCTCCTGCTCAACACGCTCTCCCAGCACGAGGCAGCGGCGGCGCCGCTGAAGCAAGAGGCAACGGACGCCGAGGTGGCGCCCGGCGTGGGCGGCGGGCGCGCGTTCCGCGGCGTGCGGAAGCGGCCTTGGGGCAAGTACGCGGCGGAGATCCGGGACTCGACGCGGAATGGCGTCAGGGTTTGGCTGGGCACGTTCGAGAgcccggaggcggcggcgctggcctACGACCAGGCGGCCTTCGCCATGCGCGGCTGCGCCGCCGTCCTCAACTTCCCCGCCGACCAGGTCCGCCGCTCGCTCGAGGGCGCGGGGGAAGACGTGCGCGGCCGCGCCCACGGGGTGTCGCCCGTGCTGGCGCTCAAGCGGCGGCACTCCATGCGGAGCCGAAAGGCCACGGCGTCGTCGCCGTGCCGCAAGGCCGCCCGTGGCCGGCCGGAGGGCGTGGTGATGGAGCTGGAGGACCTTGGCGCGGAGTACCTCGAGGAACTGCTCGGCGCCGCCGACGACATGACGGCCTCGGCCTACGACTCATGGTGCTCGGGCCATCATTCCATCTGATGCAAGAAGAGAGCTGGTAacgatggattgatcaccatgacACCATTTGTGTAGCTCTTTCTTccctgttgctgttgctgttgtgggCGGTTCCAGAATTTAGATAGCTTCTGTAGGATGGAGAAACGGGTTGCGAGACCGACGGCATGTTTGGGTCTGAATTTGGATAGCCGTGAAAGATGTGAAGTGACAAATGTTTGGGCTTGAATCCAGTCAAAATGACTGCATGGTTGTAGATAATTCATAGGCGCCAAGTTCGAATTTTGTGTGGCTTGGGTTGctgtttttttcttttaaaaaagaaacagaaaagatacACGGGATTGTTGTTAGTTTTTATCGTTGGCGGGTAAAGTGGACTAGATAAAAGAAGCATGCATGTCCTGATCGACCAGGTCAAGTCCAAAGTCCAAACATGTCTGCCTGCAAGTTGACGTTGGTGTGTGTTGGTAGTCAGTCACGTACGAGTATATGTGTACAAGCTAAACACAATACTAAGATCATCTTCAATAGATGATGCAAATTTGAGGATGCAAAAAGGAGATGTAAACATTTACATCTTAAAAAAAATGCATTTTACATCTTAAAAAAAAAGAGTCAACTCCAACCGATGATGCATATTGGAGAtgtaaaagagcaactccaatagatggtgCAAAGTGGAGATGTGAAACCAGCCGCCGGCTGCGTGGCTGTGTACAACTAGTCGGCATGAGCGCTGATGGCCGAGCGCCGAGAGACAGGAGGATCGTCGGTGGACCGAGCGGCGACCGAGCGACGAGAGCCGGGATGTCGAATGCGGCGGGAGGAGCTCGAATGGCCGGCGGTGCGGCTATGAATCGAGCGGTGGATTGGTCGCGGCGGGGCGACGACATTGCGGCACGAGAAGATCAAGTCTGGCGGCGGAaaagcgccggcggcgtggaggcaTGTGTGCCGCTCGAATTCGGCGGAGCGGGGCGGGGGAGGGGGTGTGGGGCTCAAATCACGCGGTGCACGCGGCGACGTAGAAGCGGCCAATTCGAAGGCGGGAGACGGCATAGAAACGACGGAACCAGCAGCGGGGACGGTGGAGCGGCCGGATCTAGTAGTGGGGCATCGGCGACATGGTGCGGTAAGCGAGTGGCGCGGCGACGGAAGTGAACGGACTCAAGTCAATGACTACAGCGACGCAGCGGGGTgggtcataccagcggcggctgcgGCGGAGGAGGTGGCTGGGTTGTCAGAGTCGGCCATGGCCCGGGCGGTAGTTGGCGGGCTGCGGAAGGAAAATGAAGCAGTTGGGCAGTTGGCTGGCAGTCGCCAGTTTTAGTGGAGGTGCAAATTTGCATCTCCAGGTGTTATATTTTACATTTTTTGAAGGTGAAGATGTATTTTTTTcatctacatcatctgttggagaagAGTATTTGGGCCTTGAAGATGCAAAGTTAGTTATTTTTGCATCCACattatctattggagatgctctaacaataAGTAGTAGTTGGTGTTTGCCAACATACCGTGTATTAAGTTGGGATTGTTGGTTGTTTAAATATTTGATATTACTCctttcgtcccaaaataagtgacttcaCCTTAGTATAATTTTATCGTAAAGTTAGTAgagagttgagacacttattttggaacggcgGAAGTATCTCCACTTCTAATGTCTGAGTTGGTTGAATAGTACcatggtttattttcgtcccaccactttcaagcgtttttttttcgctggttttttcCGTCCCCCCGCCCACCATCTCTCTCACGTTAATTTTCTTCTTCTTCGCAATTAAAACCGAACCGTGTCCGATCCTCTTTTCATTTATTCGTGCTTGCTATGGCAGGTGTCTATTGAATTCAATCATGTAAATATTTGGTAAGTAAGAATTCAGAAATAATACCATATACATGAGATCACCTTCCAAACAGATCACCTCTCTCCTCGATTTATTTTTCTCACTCATCCCCTTCCATAAACATCTCTACTCCTAATTGAGCAGTACTAAGtcgtcgttcgttcgttcgttgCCTCCCCCTCGCACGACCTCCCCTTTCACCGATTTTTTTCGCCTCGCACGACCTCCCCCTCCACCGATTTTTTTCGCCTCGCACAACCTCCTCCCTGTCCATCGATTTTCATTAAAAACGAATCAAACCACGATCCGTCTCGCTCCCAAACCCGCCCCTCCCGATCCAATATCCGCTGCATCATCGCACCACATCCAGGCTCTCCCGGCCCCTCTCTTCCCATGTCGTGAGCAGCAGCCGCACCCCACCCACCCCATGATCACGGTGGCGTTCCGGCCCTCCACCCAATCTTCCTCTCCCTCTCATCCTGCCGCCGGCTCCCTTCGCTCTTGCTTGCCTGCTCCCGCTTGCGATATGCCTCCAGGAAGCTAGTATGGTGGCCGTTTATACACAAGGAGGCGCTCCAGCAACATCCCGAGCGGGGTAGGTGTGCCGCTGTAGGGCTAGGGCATCCCCCACCCCTCGCCCTTCCCTATTTTTCTCTCAACTCCAAGCCGTCACCGCCGGCGGCCGTCGCCTCCACCTCTGCTCGACCAGCTTCTAAGTCGCGTGCTCTGGAAAGCGATGACCACAACAGGTATAAGTACTTGTGTTTTTTATTGTGTTCAAAAAAGCATATTGATGCATGTGTGATGTTGATGCGTACGTGATGTCCATGAGAATTCTGATGCAATTTTTGAATGGGAAGGGAAATCTTGAGTATAAGTTGTGTTGTCATTGGGTATTTGATTGACGATCTTTGTTCATGCTTTTCTCAGATTTTAGGCTGCAATTTTCTAGGATGCAATCACCTCACAATAATAATGGGAGATGATTATAGGATGCATTTTTCTAATCCATTCTTTTCCTTAATCTTTTGAATTTGGGCAACGATGACTTTAATATAATGCTAATGATCGAGTGATTGGATGTTTCGTGGTTGCTCCTATGGTGAGGGTCTGAAAGTCTCTTTGATGATGATGTCGCCGACACAGCAGCTGCTGCTTTGTGGATCTGATGGCACGACTCAGGTGCTGACAACGAACCGGATTACTACATGTTGCAAACTGATCACCTAAAGATGTCTATCCTCCATATTGGTTAACATTTGATTCAGTTTCACTGTAGTTGAGTTGTTTGTGTTATTTTCTATACCAAGGCTATTACCAAGTTATGTTGCATGTGCGCTGCTAATTTCGCCATTGTTAATTAGGATGATGCATCTGATAAATTTGTCGTCGTTAGGATTCTGTAGCTAAAATTCAGGCTGATATATATTTTAATTTAGAGTTTTGCAACTAATCTTTTCGTATTCTAAGCTTTACTTATATAATCCCTCCATTCGGAAATAAGTGACATGGTTTTAGTTCAGCTCAAGCCACCATTGACGTGAAGCATATGCTTACCTGGAAGCCTCTCAGTTTTGGCACCTCAGAGAAGATTAATTCGTTGGCACTTCACTGATTAACATATGTATATGCTAGCAGACTGGTTATTCCACTAAACGTTTTCTAACTCCAATTTTTGGTCATCTTCAGCTCTTCCTTGGTCACAGTGGAGGCCTTGATAGGGATAGTAAGGAAGCTTAGTCTCATGAGAAGCGTCCAACACCAAAAGAAAGTTGGTGCCATGAAtgcatttgtgagtagttatatgTCACTGAAATCAGAAGTTGCCATATATACTTCGATTATCAAGTTGTAATCGAAGTTGAACATTTCACTGAAATCCAAGTTGCCACATTTATTTTTGATTATCTAGATGTGATTGAAGTTGAATGCTTTCTAGTGTTTCTTGCATCAGCTGTCCTTACTAATGGGCATTTCTTGTTGTAGCTTCATTCTGATCAATACATCAATGATAGCAACACTAAGTGAGGTTGGGTGCTTTCATATGGACCCTAACCTAggaaagaaaatatatcatgtccAATCCCCTAATAGGTtccatgttatatatatatatatatatgaatgataGACATGCAAACAGGAACACTGTGTTTCTTGGTATAATTTATTGTCCATATCACTTTCTTATCCACACTGGTACTAAGTAGTTTAATGTTGTTCGTTGGATTATATTTTTCCTAAAAATCTATTTGTCACTGATCAGTAGATTATCTGTATATGTTTACTGCCAATTGACTTGAGAGGTCTCGATGGCATTAAACGTCCAGTTTGTGTGGGGACTGGTTGTGTGCTCGGCAGAAAATCTTTATATGGTTATGAACTCCCAATTAAGAACAAGAAGCCAGGTTACTACCTTCACTTTGTGGAGGTAGAACATCAAAATAGAAGAGCACAAAAAGTAAGAAGTCACACAAGCATGTAGATGATTCTTTGTAAGTGAAGACGTATAAGAGGGGGTTGTAGGAACCGACAGATATATAACAGGCGTTGCCCTATTATTTTCTGTAGTtaacattgaaggaaatatgccctagaggcaataataaagttattatttatttccttaattcatgataaatgtttattattcatgctagaattgtattaaccagaaacttagtacatgtgtgaatacatagacaaaacatatagtccctaatatgcctatacttgactagctctttaatcaaagatggttatgtttcctaaccatagacatgtgttgtcatttgatgaatgggatcacatcattaggagaatgatgtgatggacatgacccatctgttagcttagcattatgatcgtgtcagtttcattgctactgctttcttcatgacttatacaagttcctcagactatgagattatgcaactcccgaataccggaggaacactttgtgtgctaccaaacatcacaacataaatgggtgattataaaggtgctctacaggtgtcctcgaaggtgtttgttgggttggcatagatcgagattaggatttttcactcagtgtttcggagaggtatctctgggccctctcggtaatactcatcactataagccttgcaagcattatgactaatgagttagttgcgggatgaagtattacaaaacgagtaaagagacttgccggtaacgagattgaactaggtattgagataccgatgatcgaatctcgggtaagtaacataccgatgacaaagggaacaagatATGAttatatgcggtttgaccgataaagatcttcgtagaatatgtaggaaccaatatgagcatccatgctccgctattggttattgcctggagacgtgtctcggtcatctctacatagttctcgaacccatagggtccgcacgcttaacgttcgatgacgattggtattatgagtttatgtgacatgatgtaccgaagattgttcagagtcccggatgtgatcacggacatgacgaggagtctcaaaatggtcgagacataaagattgatatattgtacgactatatttggacaccagaagtgtttcggagaaatttcggataaaaccggagtgccggagggttactcg is from Triticum aestivum cultivar Chinese Spring chromosome 1B, IWGSC CS RefSeq v2.1, whole genome shotgun sequence and encodes:
- the LOC123139527 gene encoding coilin, whose amino-acid sequence is MATPPAPSPSPVRLRLVFDKARLLRRAQRDLRRCWLLLRPELATVADLAAHVAARFRLHRSCPGGVVLTMDGFAVPPFESTCIFRDKDIIRVQQKACKRMVHHDDVHCIEDPEKVEMRPLPTEDKILAIEYQIDSSKHQEEEVHCDHQPEEKVTSDHDLENGHTSSKRKRKDEDAKIPESSRRKKLKKAKHIGCSKVDDICQDQGSHGSKESKPSTIGIEEKKADIQTECTVELDGKQKPDRCNKTELSCETEVAGQTTQIPKTSRSARRKKIKRQLRKLEKEKLKENVDCQESPAAADCPSSSNHDDLPCPSSNENGPHLPFSSHEAEEEESDASEDIVPVVVRPGHIRFEPAGEPNTSSAKETQANFTWGGTMSKKKGQKWGMNNSNKKSAHTCNLGKIVGSDTEVNHLVVDSRDEENVFSGASNQKVNEINHDVLAKEKSVAEEGKSASEPLDFEALYPLTRLPVEGDLIAYRLVTLSSLWCPEISSYRVGKVLMYDLISSRIILLPVPEHPIITEEMTCEDESDAMMVDTSPYKEDGSLEIEYSNLLDVRLVKGSKPVSADLSTPIRETGKEGKSPVGEPVALDENKGKVHSQNGTSVPALDENKGKVHSQNGTSVPPDSSKGPEAPPENTRDKAWEASSEVPNGKPDDEAEGNNGWGAWKQNASTSAWSYRAQRSTALGPTLALLRGNNGRGGGRGGGRGGGRGGGREGGRGGKPNNRKYGK
- the LOC123095907 gene encoding ethylene-responsive transcription factor 1B-like, with amino-acid sequence MADPSSTCAPPSSSSTSPRLSAGVVNFLARRAMNTHHRAAAAAAFPLHSPGSSTGSPDSVPWSSCHHHHAPPTPPLPPFDTDEKLLLNTLSQHEAAAAPLKQEATDAEVAPGVGGGRAFRGVRKRPWGKYAAEIRDSTRNGVRVWLGTFESPEAAALAYDQAAFAMRGCAAVLNFPADQVRRSLEGAGEDVRGRAHGVSPVLALKRRHSMRSRKATASSPCRKAARGRPEGVVMELEDLGAEYLEELLGAADDMTASAYDSWCSGHHSI